From Thermodesulfobacteriota bacterium, a single genomic window includes:
- a CDS encoding helix-turn-helix transcriptional regulator, which produces MKDYSLAKKNINVSVGESVRIIRELQELSQNGLAELTGIPQSTISAIENDRIQLGVERAKVLARALKCHPAVLVFPGWDTKEQPAA; this is translated from the coding sequence ATGAAAGATTACAGCCTTGCAAAAAAAAACATAAATGTTTCCGTAGGAGAATCCGTACGGATTATCCGAGAGCTTCAGGAATTAAGCCAGAATGGGCTGGCTGAATTGACCGGCATTCCTCAATCTACCATTTCTGCTATAGAAAACGACCGCATCCAGCTTGGTGTTGAACGGGCAAAAGTTCTTGCCAGAGCGCTGAAATGCCATCCTGCGGTACTCGTATTTCCTGGTTGGGATACAAAAGAACAGCCCGCAGCCTGA
- a CDS encoding type II toxin-antitoxin system mRNA interferase toxin, RelE/StbE family, which translates to MWIIYEHRNASRKLPRLPQETLKRYEKWKDIVAISGPDGLRLIKGFHDEALSGQWVGHRSSRLGLQYRIIYRVESDKIFVEVIDITAHDYRRK; encoded by the coding sequence ATGTGGATTATTTATGAACACCGAAACGCGTCTCGAAAATTACCCCGCCTGCCTCAAGAGACGTTGAAACGATACGAAAAATGGAAAGACATCGTTGCCATTTCCGGGCCTGACGGATTACGCTTGATTAAAGGCTTTCATGATGAGGCGTTGAGTGGACAGTGGGTTGGGCACCGGTCATCGCGCCTCGGACTTCAGTATCGTATAATTTATCGGGTTGAGAGCGACAAAATTTTCGTGGAGGTGATTGACATCACCGCCCACGATTACAGGAGAAAGTGA